One Arachis hypogaea cultivar Tifrunner chromosome 18, arahy.Tifrunner.gnm2.J5K5, whole genome shotgun sequence genomic window, CAAGAACTCATCAAGGGCTAGAAATCCTTTTTGGAGTGTAAGTCAAGATAGAAGGCCCGGATTGATGGATCTTGGTGAGAAGGaaagacacagaggtaattgcatgttggttatagCATTTggtttcctctcctctctctctggccgaaccggtttatgcatgaagaagaagaagttgtctCGGTTCAtcagtttcaaccttggaggcttccccttctataaataagaGAGAACAGCtagggcttgaagcaaggagttAAGAGCGTAAAGCACAGTGTTCTTATAGCTACCAaaactaacagaagttcttctccttcaatgttcttcattttataatttttctgtttagttttgtctgtttgagtctcatggaaaaaggcaaacagtgaggtttgtaagaaaaagccatagagcggaaaaaggcagagtatacaaaatttttaaaaaaaaagtcatagatgtcctagaggtcctttgcacatctgtgttgtgtttcatgattctgtgggaatccccttgcaagttgggttagcacttagcagttgaaagcttggcagtgaccaagtcaagttcaggattggggattaaattctggacttgtcccggataggaagggtagtttctatggagaattggtgtatgtaatcatgatTATAGTggaattccatcattgttgtgatggagactggatgtaggttgcattgcacttggcagctgaaccaggatacttcgtggtgtgattctctctctctcttctactccatttctatttctgctgcgtaggagataaaactgaaaaatatctcttatctggttacgagataaaaagaaaaagtctcgtggctagatacgaaacaaaaaacaaaaaatctccAAAAGTTATTTCAAAGGCCAGCAAGTATTAATAAGCAAAAaaaatgggctaagattcaaacccccttctcttagccacttaTACATAAGCATGCCTACTAATGTGCTTGGATTTCGGTTTCTAGCTGTTGATCACTTTATCTACTGATAACAATAAACAAAACATTAATGGAAAGTTTCATCTTGTTTCTGTTATTTTTTTCATTGCTGCATGATACAGCAGTTTCCACTACCATAGAAAGTATCAGTACTACCCAGTCCCTCAACGATGGCGATACCATGGTTTCAGGTGGTGGAACCTTTGCACTAGGATTCTTCAATAGCTAAGACAATCCCATGAAACGTTATCTTGGAATATGGTACAATGAAGTAGTACCTATGACGGTAGTATGGGTTGCCAAGAGAAACAATCCCCTCAATGACTCATCAGGGCTCTTGAAGATCACTGATAAAGGATTGCTTGTGCTTCTCAACAATAACAATAGCATCTTTTGGTCGTCCAACTCATCATCAAATTTGACACAACAACCAGTTGCATTGCTTTGGGATTCAGGGAACCTCATTGTGAACACCAATAACAAGGAGTCAGAATATATTCTTTGGCATTGTTTTGATTACCCTTTTGACACGCTATTGCCAGGGATGATGCTGGGGACCGATCTAACTACAGGCCTAAATAGGAACCTCACATCAAGGAGTAGCCCTGATGATCCTTCTAATATTAGAGTGCTGAGTGATCCACAGCAAGATCTTTATGTCAGAATGTCCAAGAAGCATTCAGGTATCTATTCATATCCCAACTTTGATGTcccttttctattattcttttcatactattgttaaacttgtttgtTTTTGTCTTTAAATGTATTTTCTTAGATGAAGATAACAAGTTAAAACGTCGATCCAATATCCGGAAGCTGTGGATTATGGTCTCCTGCTCAGTCTTATTTGTAGGAATTTTAATCCTGTCTGGATCATTCATCGTTTGTAGAAGAAGGATGTACCTGTTACACGGTAAGTACTTCTGCAGGTTCATGTGCTTGACCTCCGTTATTCTATAGAGTTTCTTTTTGAGAATGATTgtgatataaattttttatgtattggTTGGGTAGTAATAGTATGAGATTCAtgctcttatttatttttgatctCTTTGTGCTTCTTTCATATGCTCTATAGAGATAAATCTTTCCTTTTctgcttctttttcatcttttcccAGTTCCCACTGTTTATTACTCTAATAGGAAACCTGAGAAGCAATTCAGAAGAGCATGAGGAAGAAGAACTAGAGCTACCCTTGTTTGATAGGGCTACATTTAATTTTGCAACTAACAGATTTTCCACCGATAACATATTAGGAACAGGTGGTTTTGGTTCTGTTTATAAGGTATTGATCAAGGTATTGATCAGATAAGAAGTTAAGAACAAATTGATATCAAGGTGTCCATGATAGTGATTaaaaaaggaaaagtctagggggccaacaactttgttaaattctggccagcatataaccagcaaaaaaaattgagctattggatgaaatctcgcaccaatcttacaccattaaaactatcattgatggctatttgatggctacaaatcacaaaaattgctggcccctagcattccttattaaaaaatatagaaattctgaaatgtatattttataatattcagGGCATACtggaaagtggaaaagaaatagCTGTTAAGAGGCTCCGAGAAAATTCTAGGCAAGGACTTAAAAGAGTTTAAAACCGAAGTCATGCACATAGCAAAACTTCAGCACAGGAATTTGGCGAAGCTTCTAGGATGTTGCATTCAAGTGAAAGAAAGGATGCTGGTCTATGAGTTTATGCCAGATAAAAGCTTGGACCACTTCATATTTGGTTTGATTCCACTTGAACATTAATTCTAGTTCTTTTTCATTCTCTAGTTTGGATAATTAGATTTTCTTCCCATCAGAATATGTAGTTAAAGTGACAAGTTTAAAGTCTTTAATTATATCATAGTGAACTTAAATTTTCATAATATGGCTAATCATTAATCGCTTTTTTCCACATAAGCTTTTGAAGCTCATAAGAATATCAGTACAACTTATTTATCTTCTAAAGCAGATGGTGACAAAGGCATATTACTAGACTGGCCTAAGCGTTTTCTCATTATAAATGGTATTGCACTGGGCCTTCTATATCTTCATCAAGACTCGAGGCATAGAGTAATACATAGAGATCTCAAGGCTGGAAATATTTTGTTAGATATTGAAATAAATCCAAAAATCTCATACTTTGGCCTGGCAAGAAGCATCCTAGGAAACAAAAATGAAGCAACCACAAATCATGTTGTTGGAACTTAGTAAGTTCTTATGGTTGATTAATTGATATGTTGCATGTATACAGTATGATATTTTCCTCGTTCTGTAATTGAATATTGATGATATGTCCAGTGGCTATATGGCACCAGAGTACATAATTGATGGACTATTCTCAACAAAATCCGATATCTATAGCTTTGGTGTGTTAGTGTTGGAAATAGTTAGTGGAAAGAGCAATAGAGCATTCAACCATAGATATCACCACTTTAGTCTTCTCGGGCAtgtaatcttaattttcattgtccttgctatttatttaattatttttatcagtaCTAAATAACTAGACACATAAATACAGGCATCGACATTTTTCATAGAAGACAAGTCCTTAGATATAGTTGATGCATCTATCAGAGACTCAATTAATTTACCAGAAGTCATGAGATCGATTCATGTGGGTCTGTTATGCGTGCAACAAAGTCTAGAGGATCGGCCAAACATGTCATACGTGCTTAAGGTGCTGAGTAGTGAATGGGAATTGCCTCAACCGAAAAAGCTTGGATTCTTCACTCAGAGAGATTTGGTTGGTGGCAGTTCTTCGTcaagcagcagcaacaacaaagtATTGTCAATTAATAAACTCTCGGTTAGTGAGGTTGATCCACGGTAGTTGTGATTTTGGAATCAGTTTCCCATTTTTATACAACAAATactttaaattaaaagaaatctattatatctattatatatttctaattttacaactaaaatgtgccacatatcactttttcattgcaattGGAATCAaatatttctctccaaaattaaaAAGTTCACATCTCTTcactactaattttacaaccaaaatatgcTATATGTCACCcctcattgtaattgaaattaaatctttcgCTCCAAAATTAAATCTCCCCTCCATACTAATTTTACatccaaaatgtgccacatgtcactccctcattgcaattcaaatcaaatatttccctccaaaattaaagagttctctctttctctctcttcctttttctaTTTATCTCATTCCTTCAActactctatctattttatatatcattattaatatcaatcattaattactaatttgacaatcaaaatgtgcaacatgagattttttaattgcattaaaattaaaattgaaatattataaatatacctatattatgtatcatatattactatctaatttaataatcaaatgtgtcacatgacactctcttattaaaattgagcgaaatttttttccaaaattaataaatttgctTCCCAAATTCTCCCATCTACCTCtttccatttttctatttctctctatcatTTTCACtccatatataatttatattttatattagtaattcgacaaatcaaaatatgtcatccgatatttttttattacaattaaaataaatttttttccaaaattaacaaacccTCGCTCTCACtttcattctttatctttatctttatctttctctctcttttctctcattctctattttttttacctttctgttctacggaaaataaaattaacaaaataatataattcaaataaaaaatattattattatatacatatttttttaattttttatttagttttaaattttcaccgcttatctttctaatttatatttttatttctcttctttcaaatatttattacatataatttggaaaaaatactaatgttataatcaaaagttagaatcaagattcaattgttttaaaaaaaattaattttgagttaattttataactattagtataattttttatgctaatatctaattatatttgtatatacatagagagaaaaaatattatttttaaataacaagtataaaaattaattacttctaTTTGTACAATAGatttaacacctaattaaatgtaaaaatatacacgttaaattgttttaaattttagataatgaatgttaaaattaattattaataaaaaattagactttttcatataaaaataataactaaaaatcgtattatttgattttttatctataaaTACTTTGGTATTTTTAACCAGAAATTTTTGTCAGCCTACaacttttttttgtaaaaatagtttgattttataaatcttttgtactATACATAATCTATACCGTCAGaataaatcataattttaaaaaatgtatatttaCATAATATTATTACGAGTAAAAATATTAGTTATATACTCATGTGAAGTGCTTAAATAAGAGAATTTGTCAGTTTGTAAGTAGGATTTAGGGATGGAATAAACTGATAAAAAGTTTTATTACTTGTTTATGTTTCATCTTAATAAATATACTTTGTCTTTGTACCAAGAAGTctaaaatctaatttatattttctctattcttttaaatagaaATTAGATTTCAAAATCTATTAAGTAGAACGAATAGTACAATTcacgtttcaataataataatcgcTTAGTtcgcaaaattttaaaatcaaccactcaatttttatcaaattaattattatttttaaatttataaaaaaaataaaataacaaaaaaaaataaaaaatatcgataattaaaaattaatagtgTCTAACTAAATTTGTAATCTATAAAGATATTGAATCCATAtccttatatttattatattttaccattataaataatacaataaatttataaccccaATAATTAatctataaataactcattaaaggtaataaacattcatattacaaatgtcataataatattattaatcataagaAATTTTacattacaaatattcaaattctatacTATTTGACCTAtttatataagtctcttatcactattctttcaaataacatcaaatttagcacaagaaaatttattttcgaactacacaacatctcaaacttactcaatagagcatcattctttggaTAATAATACAATATCACCAAACAAACAGATAATTAGTTTATCAAAGTTTGTGTAGTTCGTATATGCAAAATATTAACACCCACAAATGAAGAGGAGTCTCTTTGcttagaaatgattatattagatgaaaaaGAAACAACTACATCTATGGCGCATGTAATCAAACACCACCATATTCAATAATAAGGTAATTATATATACTTTGAGGagtgctagggggccagcaacttttgtgatttgtagctgatgagtttggaaaactccaaattaaaattagtgatgatcaaacattattaatagaatcaattgcaaaaattattaatctaattttaatgTGCTAACTAATAGTTTTTTTTGTTACTTGCAGGATTTGGCTTTGGGCCAAAATAGCAAGCCCCATGTGAGATTAAAATTCAGCcttgattttaaaaaatgtttaaagTGTTGTGGCTGAATTGATATTATACTTGTTGGGCCAAATTTAACTATTATTAGCCCAAGTCTTTTTAAAGAAGAGATCCACTAGCTTGGTCCAAATTGAAAAAACAAGAGAGAGGGAATCATGCATGCTTCCACGGATATCATATTCATCTttggatggatttcaaattttgttttaatGCACTTAATGCAGACATTGAAAATAGGAAAGAGAAAGTGAAAAAATGATGTGATTGCCTTAAGTGTGTTACACGCTACGAGGCATgggttttaaaataattaattcatcTTCATTCTTTTTCTTAGCTCCACTAAAAGCATTtcaatttctttcttctctctcttctcttctctaacTTCGGTCACCTCACAGCAACTATGGAAGAAATTTTGAGCTATCAAAAGAGGGTGGAAGAAGCTAGTAACAAGACCATTGTAATGATGgcaccaagaaaaagaaaataaaaagtatgctgtggctgagatCTTCACCAAAAAggggtaagatttggtgaagtaaGCTCATGCTCTCCATACCAAAATTGGAAGAAGATGATctcggtcagaggaagaagatctcaGAGGTATGGCTCGTCTCTGCTTTGTGTTCacccatcacagaaggtagctaagGAGACTacgtgaaggaggaagcaaaagtggagcaggaGGAGCTATCATGCATCAAGAACACATCAAGGGCTAGGGATCCTTCTTGGAGTCCAAGTCAAGATGGATGGTCCGGATTGGTGAAGATTGGTGCAAAAggaagacacagaggtaattgcatgttgggttttacattcagtttcctctcctctctctctggccaAACCGGTTctggtttgaagaagaagaagtttagcttggttcaacagtttcaaccgtggaggcttccccttttataaataagggagaacagtCAGGGATTGAAGCAAGGAAAAGAGTGAAAGCACAGTGTTcctatagctacccaagctaacagaagttcttctccttcaatattttctattttgtatttttctgtttaattttgtctgtcttgagtctcatggaaaaaggcaaacagtgaggtttgtaagaa contains:
- the LOC112769705 gene encoding G-type lectin S-receptor-like serine/threonine-protein kinase RKS1; the protein is MKRYLGIWYNEVVPMTVVWVAKRNNPLNDSSGLLKITDKGLLVLLNNNNSIFWSSNSSSNLTQQPVALLWDSGNLIVNTNNKESEYILWHCFDYPFDTLLPGMMLGTDLTTGLNRNLTSRSSPDDPSNIRVLSDPQQDLYVRMSKKHSDEDNKLKRRSNIRKLWIMVSCSVLFVGILILSGSFIVCRRRMYLLHGNLRSNSEEHEEEELELPLFDRATFNFATNRFSTDNILGTGGFGSVYKGILESGKEIAVKRLRENSRQGLKRV